TTTTCCATTTCAAACTATAAAGACCATTTTAGAAACATTTATATTTCAATAAATTAGGAGTAGTAGATATAAAATTAGCCAAAATCTGATTTTACCAAATAAGACTCAAtaacttattttaaattaagatgatataatataataaccatcttctttttttcttttctttttttgagaaggaatatataataacaatcaaattgtcaaaaacttttaacttttagttttctatattttgtatcagtattatttattttatttattttatttattattattatttaattaaataaagttAGGGCACGTTTAATAGACTGTAATAAACATTGTGATACAATAACTAATCCTAAAGTTTAGTTATACAATtgtttggtaaaatttttattacaaagaataattattctttataaATAGTTATTCCTTAAAACGAGAAATAATCATTCTTTACTAAAAGGtcttaattcttattttttcacCTAATAatacacaattaaaaaaattcccaaaaaatCCCCTCTTAGCCACTTCTCCAAAATTTTCATCTCcctcttaaaatttttctatCTCCCTCccttttgaaataatttatgtCCCTCCTCACAGAAATTTTAATCTCCTACTACTAGAGATCTTCTATTTCTACAGGTACGGCCTTTCTCTCCCCCTTAGTTGCTGCTCTCTCttcttaagaattttttttctgcCCTACTAGATCTCTGCAATTTCACAGGTACTGcctccctttttctctctctctgctatTTTTTTtgcgttttcaaaaacttgttggTGTCCTTTATGCGCTTCAAAAACAAGCTTAAAAGGACAGAACAAGCAAGAAACTTTATTTGCAATTGAATACTGTtctgaaattatatatttttttgttctgaaacttttgatttatgtttgtgatttcaaaaacaataaaataggAAACAAACAGATAAAGGGGATAGAGTTGGAAACAATTCAAAGTCTGCTAAGAAGATAAACACCAGAAGATATATAATAGATGATATGTATATGATTCaaacttatatttaaatatgcCTATTTATCActtgtaaatttatttaaattatagacTTAATGTAAATTGTAAAGTGCTATTTATACATTAAATGAAAATCACTCTGGTACGATTGACAAACTAAAGTTTCTCAAATATTTTCATATAGCCTGTTTATGTGCTGCTTTTCATTCTTCTCTCTTCGGAGAAAAATTGAGATTCTTATCGTTCATATTGGGGAAAATTTGAGattgggaaaaaataaaatcatctcAACTCTTATCGTTcatatttattctttctttaaattatcattttgttcaattattaaaattgtGTCTAACCTTTgtatattatttacattttatttatcaaCTTCCAATTTTCTTTGTTAGTATTTTAGCTGCATTATGATTTGTTTTGTCTTTCTAGATATGGAATCAGATACACTTAATTCTCAAGGCCTTAATAAATGAAAGTGGACTCCTATTGAAGATTTGAAACTAGTGGAGGCTTTGATAGAAGATCACCTTGAAAGGGAAGGTAATCCTAAGAATAAGTTTTAAGCCCGGATATTTGAAAGTCTTGGAAAGACAGATTTCTACCAAATTACCTCTTGCTAAATTAAGAGCAAAACCACATATTAAATCAAGGTTGAGGACTtagataaaattgaattttttaccATTGTTCAAGTAAGATTGTAGTTTGTTGGTCAAATTTTACAACTGGGACACTTGATTGAAGACCCACAAGAATTTTTGAAAGACCAATTGATTACTTATGCAGCTACTTCTATACACTGAAATGAGAGCAATTTTATTTACGAAAAAGAAGACGAAGAGAGATTGGGTTTGTTGGAGGTCCTCGGTTCATTAAACTAATCCTTATCAAGtgtatttgtaattttataataaaggtgtttaaaacaaattaatttaaagTACTTTTCTTCAATTGTTTTCAGGATTCTATCaccaaaaaaatgaatagtaataagtaTTATATTACAATATCTTGTATTCCTTCTAATACCTATTCCTATGTAATCACCATTATAGTCTACCAAACGTGCCCttaaattttttgcaaattagtcagcttttaatttttatcacacattttaaatgtaaaaaatacaaatttcacTGTGAAAAAGGACATGCACCCCAGTCAACCAGAAATGATAAGCACATGGCATCCTAGAAGTCGGTCTACCATGCACAAGGCGCATGTATACTAGGgtaaaattaaaagaatcaCCAACCAGCTAATGGCATTTAGAACAGCAAAAGATTTGGCCATTTGGGAGACCAATTGTAATTCTGGCAGCAGATGACAAAAGCCGATtgactttaaaaattaaacatacaaaatcaaacagaaatGAATATCAAATCCAGTAATATTACTAGAAAAATCAAATTCCAAGGCAATGCCATCAATGCAAATATTATCATTAAAGAAGAACCAGATAAATAATTTGTCATCAGAGTAAACAAATAAGTAGTCAGGTAGCAAacaagcaaaaattaaaaagcattCAAATATCGTTTAACATTTCATCAACACCAacctaattcaaaatttctCTAGACTCTCAAAAGCATATTTCATAACTCAAGTAACTATTGCTTTATCATCCACTCATTTTAACTCTTTGAGGCTATCTTTTCCTTTGCCTTTTGAATCTTCAAAACCTTTTTCACAATCTTTTGCTCTTCAACCAAGAAGGCTCGGATTATCctacacaacaacaaaaaaaacaaaaaaatattaactcaGAACATGCTCTATTGACTCTTAAAAAGAATAGAACACAATCATTAGGTGCTATGACAACATACCTCTCCCTAACTGCACTACCAGAGAGCACGCCACCATATGCCCGATTCACAGTCCTTCGGTTTCTAGGCAATCTAGACCTTTTGTATTCAGCAGGTCTCAAGTGAGGAATCTACAGAGAGACCAACATTGAATTAGATTTGGCTTACCTCTTATCATGAATATGATGATCATAGAATCTTTTAAGCAAAGCAAACAGGAAACTTCTTTAATTGTGACAATCATGATAcctctctctcatacacacaTGCAAGTCAACAGAAATGCACAATAAATGCTTTTTGAACGCTCCCATTATGAATCCCCCAGAGTCAAAACCAACTTCAGGCCACACCATATATAGCTCTTCTTATAGATTTTATGGTCTTAATAATTGTAGTAGCATGTGATAGTTTGAGATAAATGCAGCATCTCCATTCTCAAGAGGAAAGgaatataataagaataaataaCTTGGCAACAAAAGAGTATATTTTCACATTTACCATCTAAATTTACCTAAACGTTACATAACTTTGTAATAAATTGCtaattagagaaaataaaatcagTAACGGTTCACACGTAAGTAAACTTGTTCAGGGTCAAGCTCAATTCCCAGCAGCACCATCACTTTCTTGGTTTGGGGATTGGGGGGATCCTCCCAAGAAATAATTACTCTCCAATGTCAAAATTGACTTCAAAATATGCAATGCAACTGTTGATCCATACATTCTTGTGCCTCAAAAGTGTGCTAAATATCACAGACATTACGGTTACAAAATATAATTCAGGGCACAACACTACATATTAAACACCATAACACAATGCAGACACTGCTTGATCAAAAATGAAGTTCAAATAAATGTTAGATGTGAGTTCCAAGGCTTTTGGTAAAAGGCAATGTAAAAGTACAAAATCAATATTACAATACTTTGTGACCAGCTACAACAAAATCCACAAAATTGCAAGAAGCATGCATAAGAATTACTATTAggtaaaaatgaaaatcatttcCTCCACCCTTAGCATCTTGCCTTCTCATGTCTTTTAGAATGTCATCTCTCTATGAACAATATCAAATTCTCTAAACAAAATTCTAATTGGACAAGCTAAAATGAGCTGAGCGTATTAATACCTCACATAGGAACCACATATATACACATTTCCAAGATTGAAACTTATTATCACCAAAATGGACTCATGCCTATCTCACATCAATTACTATACCCCTAACTAACACAATACCACAAATTAGGCTCCCATAATCAGACAAAACAAAcaatgacaacaacaacaacaacagtgCACAACAACAGTGCACTTGTATATTATCACATCAACCACTACACAAGTTATAGATCAATCAAAGACGCATTTTCAGATTTAGCAAAAGacccaaaacaccaaaacacaaatatgTAGATACTACATACCCCTTGGATTCTCTTGCCAGTGACAGGGCACTTGGGTCCACTTGCCCTCTTCTTAGTGGTCTGATACACCAACTTCCCACCttaaaaatccacccaaaaaacacaaacattaacacaaacccatatcaaaaaatcaaacccaaacctCAAAAATcgacaaacaaacacaaacccatatcCAAAAAATCCAAACTCAAACaccattttcaaaacaaaaacaaaaacaaaaacaaaaaccaaatatcaaaaatttaagatttttaagCAAAGTTCAGTGGTTTGTTTACCAGGGGTCTTGACGACCCGGTGCTGGTTGGACTTGGTGGCGTAGCTGTGGCGCTTACGATAGGTGAGCCGCTGCACCATTTTCAGGCACTCTCTGCTTGAGGCTGTCTCAGATGGGtatgtgtttttgtgtgtgagagtgaaaaacaaaagggttatGGTGGTTTGAAGAAAGTGTATAAATAGGGTTTTGGGTCTAAGAAGCCCTAGATCTGACGGTTCTGGTGAGATTGGGATTATTATAATAACGGTTAGGATTAAGTTAAAAGTTATGGGGCCTAGACGAAGGTTTATGGTATGTGATGTGGGCcggactatttttttttctaaattatagTATGGGCTTGGACGAGAGGGTGCAATGGAAATTTATGTGGCCTAAATTTCTTGTAAATAATGCCCTATTATTGAAACAAGCCTAATAATTGTCatcctaataaataaaaaaaatccccaaattcATTAGGTGTGTTTGGCCCAAAAcgttagccttttttttttcttgggaatgtttttttaaattaaaaaaattagaataaattagtttttatctttttgtaaCACATTTACATAGCtactaaaaactatatttttttttatagttactATTCAAATAAACTATCAAAATTTACGGTTCCCAAATGAACCCGTATACATCGAAAAAATCTTGTCCAATGAATGTACAAAACTCACATCTCTATAGAGTAAGGAAGGTGATTGGTAAAGTAATCTTAAGGATAACTTTTTTGGTTGACAACGATACGTAgtgatttaaatttttatgcttTTAGTCATGTACATATATTCAATAGTGGGTTGTGTAATTAAAGACCTGAAGTATCTAGGATACTCATCTGTTTGGgagatttaatatatatatatatatatatatatatatatatatatatatatatatataaaatttagttacaaaattgattgtaactttagattacaaccttactcaatatctttttattaaagctGAATTGATTGTAACTTTagattacaaccttactcaatatttttttattaaagctgaattttgacaaattcactgtgagggaaaaataaataatatatatatatatatatatatatatatatatatatatatatatatattaggcccgatttggtggtgtaagtctgttcaagcaaagCATTTGAGGCCCACAAGCCAGTTCACTCTACAAAGGGAgaaggagttgtccgaggaggagtatcttcTCGGATGGGCCCTAGAAAGGCCATGGGACGTGCTAAAGGatttagaggcagaattctggaagatctgttaGGTAAAGGCGTGATCTAAGCAGTCGTTAGAAGGAAGAACGTGCGAGGAATATCAaaggaaaaaagctgctaccatcgcattaaagaccctgcacctacctccttggccgcattaatggagaaataacctctgaacagtaatattcagccttccagctaatatttgaagacttcaagaaggtagtggatgggacaagtatctatttGGAAAatctgtgctacacgtggaaaaaagaaaaagaaaaaaagaagaagagggataTAAGAGGACAGGAGAGGTATGAAGATGGGGGATGGAAGACTTGAACaccaattgtaatcttttgcttaaagaaagaaaggcaatacaagtagccctcggcttacgtctaaagagagttttttttgtcatattcatctattatttgcatagatCGCAGCATTTTAGTCTGTTTATTAActctccaatatccctaacctaggtttcaaacccatactctacaaattttattgtataagactctttggaCCTAGGtccatctagtgattggaccgggtacaaattgtgcacttacaattggcgccgtctatagggatctagtgttgaaggaattggaacatcatggcattcttaggttcgcatcatgcaaAGTCTCAGGGGTCCTAGCGCGAAGAtcattttgagcgtcttgagcgtcggaaggatcgagagggaagtgtgcatacagTACACCCTGATGCAAGCCATTCGCGTGGTAGAAGCAGGGCCACctatgaggatgatgccaagaccatgcagagggagattgaccaccttaagaaaaaaCTACGCCGTGTCAGatgaaggcgggcttcacctccTTCCAATCCTTCCTCTAGGGGGTCCTAGGGAAGCAGTTACCGTCCAAagtccaggactccccctagcgaaaccttctcttacgagAAGGACGAGCTTTCAGGTCGTAAGCATAAGAAGtttccctctaggggcttgggaaacgatgctatgagccgagcgttgcaccaactttccaagtcacccttctcacgcaagatcgagaagggaaggctcctacagcggttcacccagcccaccttcaccatctataatggcaggacagacccagtcgaacacgtgagccattttaatcagaggatggcggtacattcTCATAACGAAactttgatgtgcaaagtctttccctctagcctgggacctgttgctatgagatggtttaacggactaaagtcggggtctgttgattctttcatggaactcactagggcattcgcgtctcgattcatcacatgcagcagagtccctcggcctttggactcattattatccatggccatgagggagggtgagactttgaaaACATACTCTGACAGatactaggagatgtttaatgaaatcgatgGCGATTTTGACAaggtggcgattaacacttttaaggcgggcctcccaactgatcatgacttaaggaaatctctgatTAAAAAGCCTGTGCGGAGTGTACGTTGGCTCATGGATCACATTGACGAgtataaaagggttgaggaagaacaacaacaaggtaagggtaaggcgaaggttatcccctcatgagaggagggatttcaggtcgaatagataccataacaataagccgatAAGAGATTTCTCAAGGCAATCTAGTTCAGCCaatcctcaagtagttaatactgtattccgagaaccagtgcaccaattcCTAGAGAAAGTCCGGAAGGAACCCTATTTCAAGTGGCCtcgtaagatggcgggggaccctgcAAAACACaatcagaaccttttttgcCAATATCATCAAGATGTAGGTCATACTACTGAGAATTGTTGGAcactttggaaccatttagagcagcttgttagtgaggaaaaattgaagcaacacctgtaTCAACCCAACAGACAAGGAAATCATTTGGGTTCAAATGATTAGAAGAACAACCCATCTCGGCCGCCCTtaggaacgattaatgtcatcttcgttGCACCTGGCAGAACTGGTTCCTGTTCTACAAGGGTGATGGCGGTGTCACattcccaggccgaggagtctggcttgaggccgaagaggatcaaagggagtaCGCCCATTTTGGGATTCTCTGATgcggataaggttgggaccattcaACCACGACGATGCCTTGGTGGTCacgttgaggatagggaattatgacgtcaggagagtgatggttgatcagggtagtggtgcggatattatgtaccctgacttattcagGGGGCTTAAGTTAGAgatggaggatctcactccctatgattcgccgttgataagctttgaagggaaggtTGTCATACCAAAGAGGCAAATTCGTTTGCCCGTACAATCGGGCCCGAAAATAGTtgatgtagatttcattgtggttgacacatattccccatacacggccatcaTCCCAaggccttggttgcatgctttgggtgctatctcctcgactttacatgttaaagtgaagTTTCCCTCGAgtggattgattgaagaaattctcgAGAGCTAATTagtagcaaggcaatgcatatcggctgcagtgctgcatcaAGCTGAATCAGAATCCTCGACCTCGGCTATGGAaaacttatagcaattaacaactctggatgcgcctAGTGCGGTGATAGCAGATGAGGCCACGTGTGAAGAGTTGGAAAGATTTCTTATAAATGAGGaccctgaaaggttctttcaggTTGGGATACGGCGTCCACATCAAGAGAAGATAGAATTAGTGacgtttttgaaaaataatatcgATATATTTACATGGAATCCCTACGAGGCTCtgggggttgacccaagtttcatttgccatcatttgaacgtcaatcctacCGTTATTCCCAAGAGGCAACCACTTCGGTGTTTTTCAAAAGAACATGCCGAGGCCGTCAAGgagaagtgctcaagctcaaaagggctagggctattaaagaagttttctacccagaatggttggcgcatactgtcgtagtaaaaaagaagaatagaaagtggagagtatgtttGGACTTCCCTGACCTGAACAAAGCTAACCCAAAAGACTCGTTCCTGATGCCTCGCATCGATTAGCTGGTGGATGCTAcggttggacatcctcggatgagttttttagatgccttccaaggttaccacAAAATACCTTTGGCGTTGGGTGATTAGGAGAAGACTgtcttcattactcctacggggaattaccactataaagtgatgccattcggtctgaaaaatgcaggggctacttaccaaaggatgatgaccaggatgttcgagtcgcaacttggaaagactattgaggtatatgtggatgatacggtagtgaagagtaagacagtacctatgcatgtgaaagatttagacgacacctttcaaacacttaggaagtataagctgcgccttaacgcctctaagtgctcttttggggtgggctctggaaagtttctaggctacatggtgactcatagaagaatagaggtaaatccggcacaggtcagagccattcagggcttgcaaccacctcgaaATACGaaagaagttcaaaaattgaccgggataactgctgctctcagcaggtttatctctcggtccgttgataggtgtagaccttttttccaattgttgaataagtggaaaggattccaatggtccgaggagtgcgctTTAGCTTTTTAGCAACTTAAAGGAATAtttttcccggccacccatcatgtctcggctggaggtcgatgaaatcctgtttgcatacctagctatagctatccatgcagtcagcttGGTTCTGATAAGGGAATACGGTGGAgtacaaagaccggtttattatgttagcaaatctttgagtgaagctgaggtgcgttatctgcctttggagaaggcgattctggccgtagtccatgctacacgaaagcttcctcactgcttccaatcccacaccatcgtggttttgactcaacttccTCTCAAGTCAATATTGCGAGGTGTTGACTActcggggagggtagccaagtggggaactattctaggagtttttgatatcaaatatatgtcGCACACCTCTGTGAAGGgctaggtcctcgctgatttggtggcagagttcgccgaaccatcgttagaagaaactgcgaaggaattgcacatggatgaaaaatcagttggcatgatcacatgCAAAGGGCCTCcaatttggaaagtgtatgttgataGGGCAGCAAACCAGAGAGGATcaggcgttggacttgttttggtatcccctgaggaaATTACCTTTGAGAAgtcattgagattagcgttctcagccactaataacgaggctgagtacgaagctgtcTTAGTCGGTATGGATATGGTCCGGAGAATGGGGGAAATTCAGTTCATATGTCCTCGAATTCTCAATTAGTCATGGGCCAAGTGCTGGGGACCATAGAGGCTAGGGAtccgagaatgcaagaatacctgactaaggtcaaatgtttacaatccaagtttgattctttcatccttaCGCAtgttctagaagtggaaacacgcatgcggactcgttggccactttggcgacgtcctcggctcagtgtttgcctaggattatcctcgtcaaAGACTTGCTGAAACCAACTTTAACCACCGCAAGTGCTGTCCGTATCCATCTTATAAAGCtcggacctagctggatggaccccgtagtttcttttctaaaaagcgatgttttgcccgaggagaagtctgaagcagataaaattcgtcgaaaggcaccttgattctggttgtctgaggat
This genomic stretch from Castanea sativa cultivar Marrone di Chiusa Pesio chromosome 1, ASM4071231v1 harbors:
- the LOC142611564 gene encoding large ribosomal subunit protein eL34 → MVQRLTYRKRHSYATKSNQHRVVKTPGGKLVYQTTKKRASGPKCPVTGKRIQGIPHLRPAEYKRSRLPRNRRTVNRAYGGVLSGSAVRERIIRAFLVEEQKIVKKVLKIQKAKEKIASKS